One window from the genome of Tachypleus tridentatus isolate NWPU-2018 chromosome 11, ASM421037v1, whole genome shotgun sequence encodes:
- the LOC143231929 gene encoding cyclin-T2-like isoform X1 has translation MAGDERWYFTKEQLLSPQTNPTQKCGIDADKELSYRQQAANFIQDMGQRLKVTQLCINTAIVYMHRFYMFHSFSKFHRNAISSCALFLAAKVEEQPRKLEHVINVAHKCLHRDVPALDTKSEAYLEQAHELVVNENIMLQTLGFDIAIEHPHTYVVKCCQLVRASKDLAQTSYFMATNSLHLTTMCLQYRPTFVACVCIHLACKWSSWEIPKSSEGKEWFWYVDKSVTSELLEELTSEFLAILDKCPSKLKRKMSLAKELLPEEKKTKVGTSQPSSKEVIKQNHVNSQQSSKSHQLRLPSPKKQIKKSPGQPSVNGKENPDHSFHLQVTSVPTLSSSPSENISPSKKIKPEGSVTISLAAYREMKEKRDKERQSQQDDVRKQVGASGSEEKKVVNHKHTMPIKKDPKTSDHQKVSVKVTVQKTVKERKVRL, from the exons ATGGCGGGCGATGAAAGATGGTATTTCACAAAAGAACAGCTATTAAGTCCTCAAACAAATCCAACCCAAAAATGTGGCATAGATGCAGACAAAGAATTGTCCTATAGACAACAAGCTGCAAATTTTATTCAAGATATGGGCCAAAGACTCAAAGT GACCCAACTGTGCATAAATACAGCAATTGTGTATATGCATCGATTTTACATGTTTCATTCATTCTCTAAATTTCATAGAAAT GCAATTTCATCATGTGCATTATTTTTGGCTGCTAAGGTTGAAGAACAACCAAGGAAACTTGAGCATGTGATTAATGTTGCTCATAAGTGTCTTCACCGTGATGTCCCTGCTCTCGATACCAAGAGTGAG GCATACTTGGAACAAGCACATGAATTGGttgtaaatgaaaacataatgttACAAACATTAG GATTTGACATTGCAATTGAACATCCACACACTTATGTAGTCAAATGCTGTCAGCTGGTCAGAG CAAGCAAGGATCTTGCCCAGACATCTTACTTCATGGCTACGAACAG tttgCACCTGACAACAATGTGTCTCCAGTACAGACCAACCTTTGTTGCCTGTGTTTGTATTCACCTAGCATGTAAATGGTCCAGCTGGGAG ATTCCTAAGTCTAGTGAAGGCAAAGAGTGGTTTTGGTATGTGGACAAAAGTGTTACCTCAGAACTTCTTGAAG AACTAACATCAGAATTTCTAGCTATTTTGGACAAGTGTCCCAGTAAACTTAAGAGGAAAATGAGTTTAGCGAAA gaACTTCTACCTGAAGAAAAGAAGACTAAAGTTGGAACATCTCAACCTTCTTCTAAGGAAGTCATCAAACAAAATCATGTTAATAGTCAGCAGTCATCCAAAAGTCACCAACTTAGGTTACCATCacccaaaaaacaaataaaaaaatcaccagGCCAACCTTcagtaaatggaaaagaaaatcCAGATCATTCATTCCACCTGCAGGTTACTTCTGTCCCCACACTGTCATCATCACCTTCAGAAAATATTTCtccaagtaaaaaaattaaaccagaGGGAAGTGTCACAATTTCTCTTGCTGCCTATAGGGAAATGAAAGAGAAAAGAGACAAAGAACGTCAAAGCCAGCAAGATGATGTTAGGAAACAGGTAGGTGCATCTGGATCAGAAGAAAAAAAGGTGGTAAACCACAAGCACACAATGCCCATAAAAAAGGATCCCAAAACATCAGATCATCAGAAGGTATCAGTGAAAGTTACGGTACAGAAAACagtgaaagaaagaaaagtgaGATTGTGA
- the LOC143231929 gene encoding cyclin-T2-like isoform X2 — protein MAGDERWYFTKEQLLSPQTNPTQKCGIDADKELSYRQQAANFIQDMGQRLKVTQLCINTAIVYMHRFYMFHSFSKFHRNAISSCALFLAAKVEEQPRKLEHVINVAHKCLHRDVPALDTKSEAYLEQAHELVVNENIMLQTLASKDLAQTSYFMATNSLHLTTMCLQYRPTFVACVCIHLACKWSSWEIPKSSEGKEWFWYVDKSVTSELLEELTSEFLAILDKCPSKLKRKMSLAKELLPEEKKTKVGTSQPSSKEVIKQNHVNSQQSSKSHQLRLPSPKKQIKKSPGQPSVNGKENPDHSFHLQVTSVPTLSSSPSENISPSKKIKPEGSVTISLAAYREMKEKRDKERQSQQDDVRKQVGASGSEEKKVVNHKHTMPIKKDPKTSDHQKVSVKVTVQKTVKERKVRL, from the exons ATGGCGGGCGATGAAAGATGGTATTTCACAAAAGAACAGCTATTAAGTCCTCAAACAAATCCAACCCAAAAATGTGGCATAGATGCAGACAAAGAATTGTCCTATAGACAACAAGCTGCAAATTTTATTCAAGATATGGGCCAAAGACTCAAAGT GACCCAACTGTGCATAAATACAGCAATTGTGTATATGCATCGATTTTACATGTTTCATTCATTCTCTAAATTTCATAGAAAT GCAATTTCATCATGTGCATTATTTTTGGCTGCTAAGGTTGAAGAACAACCAAGGAAACTTGAGCATGTGATTAATGTTGCTCATAAGTGTCTTCACCGTGATGTCCCTGCTCTCGATACCAAGAGTGAG GCATACTTGGAACAAGCACATGAATTGGttgtaaatgaaaacataatgttACAAACATTAG CAAGCAAGGATCTTGCCCAGACATCTTACTTCATGGCTACGAACAG tttgCACCTGACAACAATGTGTCTCCAGTACAGACCAACCTTTGTTGCCTGTGTTTGTATTCACCTAGCATGTAAATGGTCCAGCTGGGAG ATTCCTAAGTCTAGTGAAGGCAAAGAGTGGTTTTGGTATGTGGACAAAAGTGTTACCTCAGAACTTCTTGAAG AACTAACATCAGAATTTCTAGCTATTTTGGACAAGTGTCCCAGTAAACTTAAGAGGAAAATGAGTTTAGCGAAA gaACTTCTACCTGAAGAAAAGAAGACTAAAGTTGGAACATCTCAACCTTCTTCTAAGGAAGTCATCAAACAAAATCATGTTAATAGTCAGCAGTCATCCAAAAGTCACCAACTTAGGTTACCATCacccaaaaaacaaataaaaaaatcaccagGCCAACCTTcagtaaatggaaaagaaaatcCAGATCATTCATTCCACCTGCAGGTTACTTCTGTCCCCACACTGTCATCATCACCTTCAGAAAATATTTCtccaagtaaaaaaattaaaccagaGGGAAGTGTCACAATTTCTCTTGCTGCCTATAGGGAAATGAAAGAGAAAAGAGACAAAGAACGTCAAAGCCAGCAAGATGATGTTAGGAAACAGGTAGGTGCATCTGGATCAGAAGAAAAAAAGGTGGTAAACCACAAGCACACAATGCCCATAAAAAAGGATCCCAAAACATCAGATCATCAGAAGGTATCAGTGAAAGTTACGGTACAGAAAACagtgaaagaaagaaaagtgaGATTGTGA